In Aurantimicrobium minutum, the following proteins share a genomic window:
- a CDS encoding MarR family winged helix-turn-helix transcriptional regulator, translated as MAPENDEVDRIVRSWKRERPDLDFSPLEVLSRVGRLAKLLDRARKDAFHKSKLESWEFDVLAALRREGAPYQLSPKALLKQTLVSSGTMTNRIDRLVENGLVIRREDPNDGRGVLVEMTAAGLTRVDAAITRLVDAEALLLASLSRSEQHRLAESLRRLSIDVVEQDSTD; from the coding sequence ATGGCACCAGAGAATGATGAAGTCGATCGCATTGTGCGTTCGTGGAAGCGCGAACGCCCCGATCTCGACTTTTCTCCACTCGAAGTTCTCTCGCGTGTTGGGCGTTTAGCGAAGCTTTTGGACCGGGCCCGTAAGGATGCTTTCCACAAGTCCAAGCTGGAATCATGGGAGTTTGATGTTCTTGCAGCGCTGCGCCGTGAAGGCGCCCCCTATCAACTGAGCCCGAAGGCTCTGCTGAAACAAACCCTGGTTTCCAGTGGAACTATGACGAACCGTATCGACCGCTTGGTTGAAAACGGCTTGGTGATTCGTCGGGAGGACCCCAATGATGGTCGTGGAGTCCTGGTGGAGATGACCGCAGCTGGACTCACCCGAGTCGATGCAGCAATCACGCGTCTAGTTGATGCGGAGGCTCTGCTTTTGGCGTCTCTTTCCCGCTCAGAACAGCACCGCTTGGCCGAATCTCTGCGCCGACTCAGCATTGATGTGGTTGAGCAGGACTCAACTGATTAG